A window of the Miscanthus floridulus cultivar M001 chromosome 14, ASM1932011v1, whole genome shotgun sequence genome harbors these coding sequences:
- the LOC136505343 gene encoding uncharacterized protein, translating into MGANKGVATAAGTAVLLYLVLSGRLCGDAAGGDGGAALEDQLISSAVSAAAEARRRRKEDARARREHQRRAASRATKRRRWPERAPDGWGEAAALAARTVRLTWAETLGKWALGELAFGIKYYMRQQGNLQHEYAGSDSVLLHGPEVRQELISLLRYLKQCMYFSKKPYNVFLEYGGYGQNDVLIKKSKARLLKPAFTIVRDRSSKCFLLFIRGAISVKERLTAATGAEVPFHHVVVQEGRVSNLVLGYAHCGMVVAARWIAKQAIPCLSKAIEEFPEYEVKIIGHSMGAGIATILTYILRENEKLSSSTCIAFGPAACMTWDLAESGKDFVTTIVNRNDVVPSLGIASAAKLRIEVMSSSWAHDLRKQIQQTRFLGFVNRSVSFIRSHVPFVSDPRSKVVDVDMLQSESPEAGSKPSADTHAVVKKRPALVCWSCVAAPKQSKESSIQIQGTEVQTDIDVQTEKTTEAVAAELVSIHLGELNLQESDNEDNNREEKGSALTETNEEEAMELVESLTDEKQVPSSSTSAQEPHQLYPPGKILHMVGLPAAEEATTSQQGAQEEVLALYETPRHLYSKIRLARSMIGEHYMPKYIKTMEQLIDKLAEDIDDQLDSL; encoded by the exons ATGGGCGCGAACAAGGgggtggcgacggcggcggggacGGCGGTGCTGCTGTACCTGGTGCTGTCGGGCCGGCTCTGCGGGGACGCcgcgggcggcgacggcggcgctgccctGGAGGACCAGCTGATATCGTCGGCcgtgtcggcggcggcggaggcgcggcggcggaggaaggaggacgcccgGGCGCGGCGGGAGCACCAGCGGCGGGCGGCGTCGCgcgccaccaagcggcggcggtggcccgaGCGCGCCCCGGACGGGTGGGGCGAGGCGGCCGCCCTGGCCGCGCGCACCGTGCGGCTCACCTGGGCGGAGACGCTCGGCAAGTGGGCCCTCGGGGAGCTTGCCTTCGGGATCAAGTACTACATGCGACAGCAG GGTAATCTGCAGCATGAGTATGCTGGGAGTGATTCTGTACTACTGCATGGGCCTGAGGTAAGGCAGGAGCTGATTTCGCTGCTCAGATATCTGAAGCAATGCATGTATTTCTCGAAGAAGCCATACAACGTGTTTTTGGAGTATGGTGGTTATGGCCAGAATGATGTGCTTATAAAGAAATCTAAGGCGAGG CTCCTGAAGCCTGCTTTCACCATTGTTCGTGACAGAAGTAGCAAATGCTTTCTCCTTTTCATTAGGGGGGCTATCAGTGTTAAGGAGCGGTTGACAGCAGCAACTGGCGCAGAGGTTCCATTTCATCACGTTGTGGTCCAGGAAGGTCGTGTTTCCAACCTAGTGTTGGGCTATGCCCACTGTGGAATGGTTGTAGCAGCTCGATGGATTGCAAAACAAGCCATTCCTTGCCTGAGTAAAGCAATCGAGGAATTCCCAGAGTATGAGGTTAAG ATCATTGGACACTCAATGGGAGCTGGGATTGCAACAATACTAACATACATCCTACGCGAGAACGAGAAGCTGTCATCATCCACTTGTATTGCATTTGGGCCAG CTGCTTGCATGACATGGGACTTGGCTGAGTCGGGTAAAGACTTTGTTACCACCATTGTTAACAGAAATGACGTAGTGCCATCTCTTGGCATAGCTTCTGCTGCCAAGCTTCGTATAGAG GTTATGTCATCGTCTTGGGCACATGACCTTCGCAAACAAATTCAGCAGACTAGATTCTTAGGTTTTGTGAACCGTTCTGTGAGTTTCATAAGATCTCATGTGCCCTTTGTCTCTGATCCAAGATCTAAGGTTGTGGATGTTGATATGCTACAATCTGAGAGTCCTGAG GCTGGGAGTAAGCCTTCAGCAGATACCCATGCTGTGGTAAAGAAACGCCCTGCACTAGTTTGCTGGTCATGTGTGGCTGCACCCAAACAGAGTAAGGAATCGTCAATACAAATTCAGGGCACGGAAGTCCAAACCGACATTGATGTCCAAACTGAGAAAACTACCGAAGCGGTAGCTGCTGAGCTAGTCTCAATCCATCTTGGTGAACTAAACCTTCAAGAATCAGATAACGAGGACAACAACAGAGAGGAAAAGGGATCAGCACTGACAGAAACAAATGAAGAAGAGGCCATGGAGCTTGTAGAGTCCTTGACTGACGAGAAGCAGGTGCCATCATCGTCAACCTCTGCTCAAGAGCCACACCAGCTATACCCTCCAGGGAAAATATTGCACATGGTTGGATTGCCAGCAGCGGAAGAGGCAACCACAAGTCAGCAAGGAGCCCAGGAGGAGGTCCTCGCCCTGTATGAGACACCCCGGCATTTGTACAGTAAGATTCGCCTGGCGAGGTCCATGATAGGAGAACATTACATGCCCAAGTACATTAAGACAATGGAGCAGTTGATAGACAAGCTTGCAGAGGACATCGACGACCAGCTGGACTCTTTGTAG